In one Hymenobacter sp. DG25B genomic region, the following are encoded:
- a CDS encoding PspC domain-containing protein has protein sequence MKKNISINLQGLIFHIEEDGYEVLGRYLAEVRAHFSGYPGHDEIVSDIEGRIAELFAARLSSTKQVITLGDVEEMTAKMGRVSEFQSAEELDEDELQDAVANGRMPEASAAASATAEEPRRLYRDMANRKIAGVAAGIARYFVINPLWVRLGFLALLFLPNILFHRFWDGDGNLDLPGISILAYIILWIALPKRYDITPTDEDPTFKKLYRDTDNGKIGGVSAGLAAYFKYDVVVFRLLFVLGIFIGFGIPLYIILWILLPEAKTASDRLRMRGDAVTLSGIDSNLRNQAFEAGATPGTNRPVGTFLEELFRNLRPLLSLVGSIIRVFVAIMLIIFGLSLLIGTLTGLGAALGILTSDNIHLDGVPVYTLVGDLPGWFLLSAFLAAFIPALAMLLTGVGLLLRRTILRRSAALTLLGLWMLGVVGSIMGGIKISSNYQEDGEHTQEVKFPALTKNPVKLDLHYLSQGQFAGSELVAADSGQAISVLQEVTAKGPTEAEANRMATSSVTYRMRAANDSTLIFDNHFRYAPGARMRDQHLMLTIRLPRGRQYRMTREFADWLGSEFFVNSTIPSDIERYTFRMNGNLLECINCPASALENFDADEDNNDEDDFNVSVNSDDEDGSVNFELGNLNFPTNLDAYEGGRRTFSNKDFSQIEVSGAYRVYVRRGDTYQIEAAGNERDLRNLRVETTGDRVAIFSRRGGLFGLSNMKDPILIRIQLPTLRHIELSGASLGDIAGFSGEPLQVEQSGASAAKLNVNVPRLELELSGACKTAVRGEARELKVEESGLCNVEALNLRTNRAKLDLSGASKARVRVAERLQAEVTGSSYVYYAGNPSSVEKDESGDSHVRPFNKSRAE, from the coding sequence ATGAAAAAGAACATCAGTATTAACCTGCAGGGCCTGATCTTCCACATAGAGGAAGATGGCTACGAAGTACTTGGCCGCTATCTGGCCGAAGTACGAGCGCACTTCTCGGGCTACCCCGGGCACGATGAAATTGTGTCCGACATTGAGGGGCGCATTGCCGAGCTCTTCGCCGCCCGCCTTTCCTCCACCAAGCAGGTAATTACGCTGGGGGATGTAGAAGAAATGACCGCCAAAATGGGCCGCGTCAGTGAGTTCCAATCGGCTGAGGAGCTGGATGAGGATGAGCTGCAGGATGCCGTAGCCAATGGCCGCATGCCCGAAGCCAGCGCCGCTGCTTCGGCCACTGCCGAGGAGCCCCGCCGCTTATACCGCGACATGGCCAACCGCAAAATTGCCGGGGTAGCCGCTGGTATTGCCCGCTACTTTGTCATCAATCCGTTGTGGGTACGCCTGGGCTTTCTGGCTCTGCTTTTTCTGCCCAATATTCTGTTCCACCGCTTCTGGGATGGGGACGGCAACCTGGACCTGCCGGGCATTAGCATTCTGGCCTACATCATTCTCTGGATTGCGCTGCCCAAGCGGTACGATATTACCCCCACCGACGAGGATCCTACCTTCAAAAAGCTGTATCGGGACACCGATAATGGCAAAATAGGCGGGGTTTCGGCTGGTCTGGCCGCTTACTTCAAGTATGATGTAGTAGTGTTCCGCCTGCTGTTTGTGCTGGGCATCTTCATCGGGTTCGGTATTCCGCTCTATATCATTCTCTGGATTCTTCTGCCGGAGGCCAAAACGGCCTCCGACAGACTCCGGATGCGGGGCGACGCCGTGACGCTTTCCGGCATCGACAGCAACCTGCGCAACCAAGCCTTTGAGGCGGGCGCTACCCCGGGCACTAACCGCCCGGTAGGCACCTTTCTGGAAGAGCTCTTCCGTAACCTGCGCCCCTTACTAAGCCTGGTTGGCTCCATTATCCGGGTGTTTGTTGCCATTATGCTGATCATCTTTGGCCTTAGTCTGCTGATTGGCACACTCACCGGATTAGGTGCAGCCCTCGGCATTCTTACATCTGATAATATTCATCTGGATGGCGTGCCCGTGTATACCCTTGTGGGTGATCTGCCCGGTTGGTTTTTACTGAGTGCTTTCCTGGCCGCCTTTATTCCGGCACTGGCCATGCTGCTCACAGGAGTAGGTTTGCTGTTGCGCCGTACGATTCTGCGCCGCTCAGCTGCCCTCACCCTGCTGGGTCTCTGGATGCTGGGTGTGGTAGGCTCCATTATGGGCGGTATCAAAATCAGCAGCAATTACCAGGAGGATGGCGAGCATACCCAGGAAGTGAAGTTTCCAGCCCTCACCAAAAACCCGGTGAAGCTGGATCTGCACTACCTCAGTCAGGGGCAGTTTGCGGGCTCTGAGCTGGTAGCCGCCGACAGCGGGCAGGCCATTAGCGTGCTGCAGGAAGTAACCGCCAAAGGTCCTACCGAAGCCGAGGCCAACCGCATGGCCACCAGCAGCGTGACCTACCGCATGCGCGCCGCCAACGATTCTACCCTCATTTTCGATAACCATTTCCGGTACGCCCCCGGTGCCCGCATGCGCGACCAGCATCTGATGCTCACGATCCGCCTGCCCCGGGGCCGCCAGTACCGCATGACGCGCGAATTCGCCGACTGGTTAGGCAGCGAGTTCTTCGTGAACTCCACCATCCCTTCCGACATCGAGCGTTATACTTTCCGCATGAACGGCAACCTGCTGGAGTGCATTAACTGCCCCGCCAGCGCCCTGGAAAATTTTGATGCCGATGAGGATAACAACGATGAGGATGATTTCAATGTAAGCGTAAACTCCGACGACGAAGACGGTAGCGTGAACTTTGAGCTGGGCAACCTGAACTTCCCCACCAACCTCGACGCCTACGAAGGTGGCCGCCGCACTTTCAGCAATAAGGATTTCAGCCAGATAGAAGTAAGTGGTGCTTACCGCGTGTATGTGCGCCGCGGCGACACCTATCAGATTGAAGCCGCCGGCAATGAGCGCGACCTGCGCAACCTGCGGGTAGAAACCACCGGCGACCGGGTCGCCATCTTCTCCCGCCGCGGCGGCCTCTTTGGGCTTTCCAATATGAAGGACCCAATTCTGATTCGTATCCAGCTGCCCACGTTGCGCCATATTGAGTTAAGCGGCGCCAGCCTGGGTGATATTGCCGGTTTCTCCGGCGAGCCCCTGCAAGTGGAGCAAAGCGGCGCCAGCGCGGCCAAGCTGAACGTGAATGTGCCCCGCCTGGAACTAGAGCTGAGCGGCGCCTGCAAAACCGCCGTGCGCGGCGAGGCCCGGGAGCTGAAAGTGGAAGAATCCGGCCTGTGCAACGTAGAGGCCCTGAATCTACGGACCAACCGCGCTAAACTGGACCTATCCGGTGCCAGCAAGGCCCGGGTGCGCGTGGCAGAACGCCTTCAGGCTGAGGTTACTGGCTCCAGCTACGTATATTATGCTGGCAACCCAAGCAGCGTAGAGAAGGATGAATCCGGCGACTCTCACGTACGCCCTTTCAATAAGTCGCGAGCGGAATAA
- a CDS encoding CCA tRNA nucleotidyltransferase has protein sequence MKTPQLPDLPLFQTIAEAAGELGYPAYVIGGFVRDLALERPSKDVDVVCVGDGIRLAQEVGRRLPSQPRVTVFRNFGTAMLPTPEVEIEFVGARRESYRSESRKPEVEAGTLEEDLARRDFTINALGLSLNPQDFGTLIDRYDGMGDLKRKIIRTPLDPDITFSDDPLRMMRAVRFATQLDFDIEPETFDAIARNKERIRIVSQERITDELNKIIMTPKPSYGFKLLFHSGLLPLIFPRMAQLHGVEKVGQHAHKDNFYHTLQVLDNVVATGSDLWLRWAAILHDIAKPATKRYDPKVGWTFHGHEDKGARWVPHIFTELKLPLGEEMRQVQKLVRLHLRPIALVKETVTDSAVRRLLFETGDDIDRLMQLCKADITSKDHQRVARYLRNFERVEEKLKEVEEKDHLRNFKPVITGEIIMQTFNLKPSRAVGELKEAVLEAILEGQIRNEFEEAFAFLLQLGKAKGLPQGHHSLTK, from the coding sequence ATGAAAACTCCCCAGCTTCCTGATCTTCCTTTATTCCAGACTATAGCCGAAGCCGCCGGCGAGTTAGGCTACCCGGCCTACGTCATCGGGGGCTTTGTGCGCGACCTTGCGCTGGAGCGTCCCAGCAAGGACGTAGATGTAGTGTGCGTGGGTGACGGTATCCGGCTGGCGCAGGAAGTAGGCCGCCGCCTGCCTTCGCAGCCCCGCGTAACGGTGTTTCGCAACTTCGGCACGGCCATGCTGCCCACGCCGGAGGTGGAAATTGAGTTTGTGGGGGCGCGCCGCGAAAGCTACCGTTCAGAATCTAGGAAGCCAGAAGTGGAAGCGGGCACGCTGGAAGAGGACCTAGCCCGCCGCGACTTCACCATCAATGCCCTGGGTCTGAGCCTGAACCCCCAGGACTTTGGCACTCTGATAGACCGCTACGACGGGATGGGCGACCTGAAGCGGAAAATCATCCGCACGCCCCTCGACCCGGATATTACCTTTTCCGATGACCCGCTGCGCATGATGCGCGCGGTGCGCTTTGCTACTCAGCTCGATTTCGATATAGAGCCCGAAACCTTTGATGCCATTGCGCGCAACAAGGAGCGCATCCGCATTGTGTCGCAGGAGCGGATTACGGACGAGCTCAACAAGATTATCATGACGCCCAAGCCCAGCTATGGGTTTAAGCTGCTGTTTCATAGCGGGCTGCTGCCGCTGATATTCCCCCGCATGGCGCAGCTGCACGGGGTGGAAAAAGTAGGCCAGCACGCGCACAAGGATAATTTTTACCACACCCTGCAGGTGCTGGACAACGTGGTGGCCACCGGCAGCGACCTGTGGCTGCGCTGGGCTGCCATTCTGCACGATATTGCCAAGCCTGCCACCAAGCGCTACGATCCCAAAGTAGGCTGGACGTTCCATGGTCACGAAGACAAAGGCGCCCGCTGGGTGCCGCATATCTTCACGGAACTTAAGCTGCCGTTAGGCGAGGAAATGCGCCAGGTGCAAAAGCTAGTGCGCCTGCATCTGCGGCCTATTGCCCTGGTCAAGGAAACTGTAACGGACTCAGCTGTGCGCCGCCTGCTGTTTGAAACCGGCGACGATATTGACCGCCTGATGCAGCTGTGCAAGGCCGATATAACCAGCAAAGACCACCAGCGCGTGGCGCGTTATCTGCGCAACTTTGAGCGGGTGGAGGAGAAGCTGAAGGAAGTGGAGGAGAAGGACCATCTGCGCAATTTCAAGCCGGTTATCACGGGCGAAATCATTATGCAGACCTTTAATCTGAAGCCTTCCCGCGCCGTGGGCGAATTAAAGGAGGCCGTACTGGAAGCTATTCTGGAGGGCCAGATCCGGAATGAGTTTGAGGAAGCCTTCGCCTTCCTGTTGCAGCTCGGTAAGGCGAAGGGGCTTCCTCAGGGTCATCATTCACTCACCAAATAG
- a CDS encoding L-threonylcarbamoyladenylate synthase, whose product MSKFFIQEVESAVDALLLQQVILYPTDTVWGLGCDAEVPPAVDKLYALKQRDADKPCIVLVADEQMFARYAAVVPPNLSELLEKQEKPTTYVVPASPAIAKNLVGPDGTIGLRIVKDDEFSHKIVRRLGHGVVSTSANISGKLTPATFAEIEQELIKGVDYVVNWRQDDATAAAPSRVVRVQADGSLEVLRD is encoded by the coding sequence ATGAGCAAGTTTTTTATTCAGGAAGTAGAATCTGCGGTAGATGCCCTGCTGCTGCAACAGGTAATTCTGTACCCCACCGATACCGTATGGGGCCTGGGCTGCGATGCCGAAGTGCCCCCGGCCGTAGATAAGCTCTACGCTTTAAAGCAGCGCGACGCGGATAAGCCCTGCATTGTACTGGTAGCCGATGAGCAGATGTTTGCGCGCTACGCGGCCGTGGTGCCGCCTAACCTCTCCGAGCTTCTTGAGAAGCAGGAAAAACCTACCACCTACGTGGTGCCGGCCAGCCCGGCCATAGCCAAAAACCTGGTAGGCCCCGACGGCACCATTGGGCTGCGCATCGTGAAGGATGACGAGTTTAGCCATAAAATTGTGCGCCGGCTGGGCCACGGCGTGGTTTCCACCTCGGCTAACATCAGTGGCAAGCTTACGCCGGCCACCTTCGCCGAAATAGAGCAGGAGCTGATTAAAGGAGTCGATTATGTAGTAAACTGGCGGCAGGACGATGCCACCGCAGCCGCTCCTTCCCGGGTGGTGCGTGTGCAGGCCGATGGCTCGCTGGAAGTACTGCGCGACTAA
- the mce gene encoding methylmalonyl-CoA epimerase — MFTNLEHLGLAVQDLTAATSLYTSLLGTPPYKQEHVASEGVDTVFFQVGGSKIELLAGTTPESAITKYLSKKGEGIHHVAFEVQDIYAEMVRLRAEGFTLLNEEPKRGADNKLVCFVHPKSAAGVLVELCQEIRGEAPRS, encoded by the coding sequence ATGTTCACTAACCTGGAACACCTGGGCCTGGCCGTGCAGGACCTGACCGCTGCCACTTCCTTATATACTAGCCTGCTGGGCACGCCCCCCTATAAGCAGGAGCACGTGGCCAGCGAAGGAGTAGACACTGTTTTCTTCCAGGTGGGCGGCTCTAAAATTGAGCTGCTGGCCGGCACTACCCCGGAAAGCGCCATTACCAAATACCTCAGCAAGAAAGGGGAGGGCATTCACCACGTAGCCTTTGAGGTGCAGGATATTTACGCCGAAATGGTGCGGCTACGCGCGGAGGGCTTCACCCTCCTGAACGAAGAACCCAAGCGGGGGGCCGATAATAAGCTCGTATGTTTTGTGCACCCGAAAAGCGCCGCCGGCGTATTGGTAGAGTTGTGTCAGGAAATCAGGGGTGAAGCGCCGCGCTCGTAA